One bacterium DNA segment encodes these proteins:
- a CDS encoding TldD/PmbA family protein produces MINRDQTLSSLKAALAASTADQTELCLIGEDLSLTRFAESQIHQNMYRADTTVYVRAIKNRKVGITSTGDLSAQALKQAVVNACTIAELMPEDPDFESLPSPQAAPTITANEAGTIENTPQLRADAVGKIVDLCRKSSLQTAGAYRVTTDTVAVVNSLGIEQFGTSSRSELSLTANGEKGNAGWAIAYAHDAKNIDVERTANRAIDKAVRSLEPISLETGAYTVILEPAAVGQLLLFLAFMGFGAKTLHQQRSFMAGKIGEKITGDNITIIEDPLAPEFAGLAFDYEGVPRKQVTLIENGIAKGVVSNSYYARLLKSESTGHALPPNNTYGPYPKYMAINGGNSTIDEMVASTSRGVYITHFWYVNFLNPMKTQVTGTTRDGTFLIENGKVGAAIKNMRINQSILEAYANAEMISKARELYPQYSVAMLVPAMKINNFNLETTEG; encoded by the coding sequence ATGATCAACAGAGACCAAACGCTGAGCAGTCTCAAGGCGGCACTGGCGGCATCGACGGCGGACCAGACGGAACTATGTTTGATCGGCGAAGACTTGAGCTTGACCAGATTTGCTGAATCACAAATACATCAGAATATGTATCGCGCCGACACGACGGTGTATGTGCGGGCGATTAAGAATAGAAAAGTTGGGATAACTTCGACAGGGGACCTGAGCGCACAGGCTTTGAAGCAGGCGGTAGTTAATGCCTGCACGATCGCTGAGCTGATGCCGGAAGACCCTGATTTTGAATCATTGCCGTCGCCGCAGGCAGCGCCGACGATTACAGCAAATGAAGCAGGCACGATCGAAAACACACCGCAGTTGAGGGCGGATGCAGTCGGCAAGATTGTTGATTTGTGCCGGAAGAGCAGTTTGCAGACAGCAGGCGCCTATCGCGTAACGACCGATACTGTGGCGGTCGTAAACTCGCTCGGCATAGAGCAGTTTGGGACCAGTTCGCGGTCGGAGCTGTCGTTGACGGCAAACGGCGAGAAGGGGAATGCCGGTTGGGCGATTGCGTATGCTCATGATGCGAAGAATATCGATGTAGAGAGAACTGCTAATCGTGCGATTGATAAAGCCGTGCGCTCGCTTGAGCCGATTTCGCTGGAGACTGGCGCTTACACGGTGATTCTCGAACCGGCGGCAGTCGGGCAGTTATTGTTGTTCCTGGCGTTTATGGGATTTGGAGCAAAGACACTTCACCAACAGCGCTCATTCATGGCGGGAAAAATCGGCGAAAAGATTACCGGCGACAACATCACCATCATCGAAGATCCATTGGCGCCGGAGTTTGCCGGGTTAGCATTTGACTATGAGGGTGTACCTCGCAAGCAGGTGACGTTGATCGAGAACGGAATCGCCAAGGGAGTCGTTTCAAATTCGTATTATGCGAGACTGCTTAAGAGCGAATCGACAGGACATGCACTGCCGCCGAATAATACCTACGGGCCGTATCCGAAGTATATGGCAATCAACGGCGGGAATTCAACGATCGACGAGATGGTGGCATCGACGAGTCGCGGAGTATATATCACGCACTTCTGGTATGTCAATTTCCTGAATCCGATGAAGACACAGGTGACCGGCACGACGCGCGATGGGACTTTCCTGATCGAAAACGGCAAGGTTGGCGCGGCGATCAAGAATATGCGCATCAACCAGTCGATACTTGAAGCGTACGCCAATGCCGAGATGATATCCAAAGCACGCGAGTTGTATCCACAATACTCGGTTGCGATGCTGGTACCGGCAATGAAGATCAACAACTTCAATCTGGAGACCACGGAGGGATAG
- a CDS encoding 2'-5' RNA ligase family protein gives MKLRSLIGADSAIVFFVPELDSIVERARSSCPESVDPGIAAHITVNYPFMIQENDLEVIVARLADSVEEFGAFEFRLTELRRWPTTLYLKPEPDSVFRAIIAAVWKAFPQSPPYGGRFQDVVPHLTIVESSEVEEIDASESELRTELTAKLPIAARASELHLIVKSGSEWNRVARVSL, from the coding sequence ATGAAGCTTCGATCCTTGATCGGCGCGGATTCCGCGATCGTGTTTTTTGTTCCGGAATTGGATTCTATAGTCGAGAGGGCAAGGTCTTCCTGTCCAGAGAGCGTGGATCCCGGAATCGCGGCTCACATCACTGTCAACTATCCTTTCATGATTCAAGAAAACGACTTGGAGGTAATAGTCGCCAGGTTGGCCGACTCGGTCGAAGAATTCGGAGCTTTTGAATTTCGTCTGACCGAGCTGAGGCGTTGGCCGACAACGCTGTATTTGAAGCCCGAACCTGACTCTGTATTCCGCGCAATCATAGCTGCTGTGTGGAAGGCATTTCCACAATCTCCGCCATACGGTGGCAGATTCCAGGATGTTGTGCCTCATCTGACGATTGTTGAATCAAGTGAAGTCGAGGAGATTGATGCCTCGGAGTCGGAGCTACGGACAGAGTTGACGGCAAAACTACCAATTGCGGCGCGCGCGTCAGAACTGCATTTGATAGTAAAGTCCGGGAGTGAGTGGAACAGAGTGGCACGAGTCAGTCTGTAA
- a CDS encoding copper-translocating P-type ATPase, with product MTGTQDSDPTDSEVAELRWPLLFSLASVAITMFIMAGEHFHFFHIDPEVSGHIQFVLATAVYFWCGKRFHLGLWHSLKRKSADMNTLISLGTSAAYFFSVVVLFKPSLFPATGGHSEFYFDTAIMIIALILLGRFLEAKARSRSSSAIRKLLEARPDEATIVVNGTEKQKRSEYLEIGDIVRVRPGEWIAADGEIIEGTGSVNESMLTGEALPVDKQTGDQVTGGTINTTGSFDFRVTTAQSESRLTKIAAMVRQALSAKPQIQRLVDKVASIFVPIVIGLSVVTLAIWLLAGAGFVFALKAGIGRGAGMGILFRSGDSLEQIGKVSTMFFDKTGTLTNGAFRVVNMHGIRQSSESLLRLVASVESKSEHPLAKAVVEYAQEQGVAFASVSDFVSYAGAGAEGTVEGKRVLLGTAKFFQYRKIDLSALAADVDPELAHGRSLMFVAIDGTAAGFVTLADTIKPDASTAIHELSMLGITATMLTGDNQHSAQSVAREIGITNFKAELLPQQKLNAIAEAKSSGAIIGMVGDGINDAPALAAADIGIALSSGSDIAVESAAVTLTGSGLRKVPQVIRLARAIVRNIKQNLFWAFFYNVITIPVAAGALYPAFGIQLSPIIAAAAMSLSSIFVVTNALRLRRFH from the coding sequence ATGACGGGCACCCAGGATTCTGATCCGACTGACTCCGAAGTCGCCGAGCTGCGCTGGCCGCTCTTGTTCAGCCTCGCTTCAGTAGCAATCACCATGTTCATCATGGCCGGCGAACACTTCCATTTCTTCCACATCGACCCCGAAGTTTCCGGTCACATTCAATTCGTTCTCGCAACGGCGGTCTATTTCTGGTGTGGCAAACGCTTCCATCTCGGACTGTGGCACTCCCTCAAACGCAAAAGCGCCGACATGAATACCCTCATCTCGCTCGGCACGTCGGCAGCCTATTTCTTCAGCGTCGTCGTCCTTTTCAAGCCATCTCTTTTCCCTGCAACCGGCGGCCACTCCGAATTCTATTTCGATACCGCAATTATGATCATCGCCCTGATCCTGCTCGGACGCTTCCTTGAAGCCAAAGCCCGCTCGCGCTCCAGTTCCGCGATTCGCAAACTCCTTGAGGCGCGACCCGACGAAGCTACCATTGTTGTCAATGGCACAGAGAAACAAAAGCGCTCCGAGTACCTCGAGATCGGCGACATCGTCCGTGTTCGTCCCGGTGAATGGATCGCCGCCGATGGCGAAATCATCGAGGGCACCGGCTCGGTCAACGAATCAATGCTGACCGGCGAAGCGCTTCCCGTTGACAAACAAACAGGCGATCAAGTAACCGGTGGCACAATCAACACCACCGGCAGTTTTGACTTCCGTGTCACGACTGCCCAATCGGAATCGCGGCTCACTAAGATCGCGGCCATGGTGCGTCAAGCCTTGTCCGCCAAACCGCAAATTCAACGCCTTGTCGACAAGGTCGCTTCAATCTTCGTCCCTATCGTGATCGGACTTTCAGTCGTGACGCTGGCGATCTGGCTACTTGCCGGCGCAGGATTTGTCTTTGCCCTCAAGGCTGGCATCGGTCGCGGCGCCGGAATGGGAATTCTCTTCCGCAGTGGCGACTCATTAGAACAAATCGGCAAGGTCTCCACAATGTTCTTCGATAAGACGGGAACGCTCACCAATGGCGCCTTCCGTGTTGTTAACATGCACGGAATCAGGCAGTCTTCGGAATCGCTTCTCCGCCTTGTCGCTTCGGTGGAATCCAAGTCCGAACACCCATTGGCGAAAGCCGTCGTCGAATATGCACAGGAGCAGGGTGTCGCATTCGCCAGCGTGTCAGACTTCGTCTCTTACGCCGGAGCTGGAGCCGAAGGCACTGTCGAAGGCAAGAGAGTCTTGCTCGGTACCGCCAAGTTCTTCCAATATCGTAAAATCGACCTGTCCGCTCTTGCCGCAGATGTCGATCCTGAACTCGCACACGGTCGTAGTTTGATGTTCGTCGCTATCGACGGCACTGCCGCCGGATTCGTCACACTTGCCGACACCATCAAACCCGACGCTTCGACTGCCATTCACGAACTCTCAATGCTGGGCATCACCGCAACAATGCTCACCGGCGACAATCAGCACTCAGCTCAGTCTGTCGCTCGTGAAATCGGCATTACCAACTTCAAAGCCGAACTTCTGCCACAACAGAAACTCAACGCCATTGCCGAGGCTAAATCGAGCGGTGCGATCATCGGCATGGTCGGCGACGGTATCAACGATGCGCCGGCATTGGCCGCGGCAGATATCGGCATCGCCCTTTCTTCCGGAAGCGATATTGCAGTCGAATCCGCTGCCGTAACACTTACCGGATCGGGCCTGCGCAAGGTCCCGCAGGTCATTCGCCTGGCACGCGCAATTGTCCGCAACATCAAGCAGAATTTGTTCTGGGCATTTTTCTACAATGTTATTACGATTCCAGTTGCAGCCGGCGCGCTGTACCCGGCATTCGGTATCCAGCTCTCGCCGATCATCGCCGCCGCTGCAATGTCGCTGTCGTCGATTTTTGTCGTAACAAATGCTCTGCGCCTGAGGCGCTTTCATTAA
- a CDS encoding MBL fold metallo-hydrolase gives MKSLSLWCAGAVIALAMSGVLMGQQLEHFKMQKINEHVYAFIGWDPTLDLVDGNSYAIITDEGVFVVDTHQPPICAEANIAEIRKLTDKPVKFVLNTHWHGDHNMGNFVYKKAFPDAKIIAHAKTRETLARRQADWVKEAREGEYEKYITDFGKMLAEGKGYIGQPITAVERERMEKLMVILKKYDQDVRRDEVCIPDMTFEKNLTLFMGGIEIQIRHDGRANTPGDAYVWLPQDSILITGDILVSPIPYCFGSFFNEWPAVMDTMLALGPKVILPGHGEVMTDTAYMRMTRDLIADLFVRAKTAFESGVTAADSLKKAVDMSDYRVRYTKGDPALEWVFDNYVVNPALPRILKILKNELGDDTKAN, from the coding sequence ATGAAGTCATTGTCGCTATGGTGTGCCGGCGCTGTGATCGCGCTGGCGATGTCGGGAGTTTTAATGGGACAACAGCTTGAGCATTTCAAAATGCAGAAGATCAACGAGCACGTGTATGCGTTTATCGGCTGGGATCCGACGCTTGATCTGGTCGATGGGAATTCGTATGCGATCATCACCGACGAGGGGGTGTTCGTGGTGGATACGCATCAGCCGCCGATCTGTGCCGAGGCGAATATTGCCGAGATTCGCAAGCTGACCGACAAACCGGTGAAGTTTGTCCTGAACACGCACTGGCACGGCGATCACAATATGGGGAATTTCGTGTACAAGAAGGCGTTTCCTGATGCGAAGATCATCGCTCATGCGAAGACGCGCGAAACTCTGGCGAGAAGGCAGGCGGACTGGGTCAAGGAAGCGCGCGAGGGGGAATACGAGAAGTACATAACGGATTTCGGCAAGATGCTTGCCGAAGGGAAGGGCTATATCGGCCAGCCGATTACCGCAGTCGAGCGGGAGCGGATGGAAAAGCTGATGGTGATCCTGAAGAAGTACGATCAGGATGTGCGGCGCGATGAGGTTTGTATTCCGGATATGACATTTGAGAAGAACCTGACATTGTTCATGGGCGGGATTGAGATTCAGATTAGGCACGATGGACGCGCCAACACGCCGGGGGATGCCTATGTGTGGCTGCCGCAGGATAGCATCTTGATTACCGGAGATATTCTGGTTTCGCCGATACCGTACTGCTTCGGGAGTTTCTTCAATGAGTGGCCGGCAGTGATGGACACGATGCTGGCGCTGGGGCCGAAGGTGATATTGCCGGGTCACGGCGAGGTGATGACGGACACCGCGTATATGCGAATGACGCGGGATTTGATTGCCGATTTGTTCGTTCGTGCAAAGACGGCATTCGAATCAGGGGTGACGGCAGCGGATTCTTTGAAGAAGGCGGTGGATATGTCGGATTATCGGGTGCGATATACGAAAGGCGATCCGGCACTGGAGTGGGTGTTTGATAATTATGTCGTGAATCCGGCGCTACCGCGGATATTGAAGATTCTCAAGAATGAGTTGGGGGATGATACAAAGGCGAATTAG
- a CDS encoding DUF1801 domain-containing protein, translating into MVQSKAKSVKEYLAELPTDRRKEIEKVRKVILANLPKGYEEGMDFGMIVYYIPLSRYPDTYNKHPLGVAALAAQKNYLSVYLTCVYGDAKYLEWFKKAFAAAGKKLDMGKSCVRFKSADDLPLEVIGDAIAKVSVDELIKNYEKVRKQLAEGKLKK; encoded by the coding sequence ATGGTGCAGAGCAAAGCCAAGTCGGTGAAGGAGTATTTGGCGGAACTACCGACTGACCGACGCAAGGAGATTGAGAAGGTTCGAAAGGTGATTCTTGCCAACTTGCCGAAGGGGTACGAGGAGGGAATGGACTTTGGGATGATTGTCTACTACATTCCTCTCTCTCGTTATCCGGATACATACAATAAGCATCCTTTGGGGGTTGCGGCACTGGCTGCGCAGAAGAATTACCTGTCAGTTTACCTCACTTGCGTTTATGGTGATGCCAAGTATCTGGAGTGGTTCAAAAAAGCGTTCGCGGCGGCTGGTAAGAAACTGGATATGGGAAAATCGTGCGTGCGCTTCAAGTCGGCCGATGACTTACCGCTCGAAGTTATAGGGGACGCGATAGCGAAAGTATCGGTAGATGAATTGATCAAGAACTACGAAAAGGTGCGTAAGCAACTGGCCGAAGGCAAACTCAAGAAGTAG
- a CDS encoding TldD/PmbA family protein, with protein sequence MIKLVEDIDGWLRKLTKGKCEYADLRVQQIEIERLASSSRKIEPVEKSVTLGFGVRVLKDGSWGFAASSQFDEKEYERIVKLAIAIADASRKVNKNPIDLGQYPTAKGVYETPFTKDPFVMPIAEKLDLLAHWEDLMHADAAISATSAFLDFRRETKMFRSTAGSDIKQVLLHTGAGVTCGIVKGRRERYERSFPTASGQFVSGGYEQIATFKIEENIGKVATQAIEMQTAAECPDKVTDIVLSPDLASLQIHESIGHPLELDRVFGSERNFSGTSFATTDQLNKLKYGSEIVNVYSDPTLPGGLATYKYDDDGVEATRMPLIKDGLLVGYLSSLETAKRINAKSSAAARAEGWGNVPLVRMTNLTLEPGDKKFADMIAEIEDGIYIEGVEQWSIDDNRDNFTLGGEVGWEIKGGKLGAMVKSPSYSGNTVQFWNSCDSTGHKDEWVLWGTPNCGKGEPGQNGRTAQGAAYVRFRQVKVGG encoded by the coding sequence ATGATCAAACTCGTCGAAGACATTGATGGTTGGCTGCGCAAGCTGACCAAGGGCAAATGTGAATACGCTGATCTGCGCGTACAACAGATCGAGATCGAACGCCTCGCATCTTCATCCCGCAAAATTGAACCGGTAGAAAAATCAGTAACGCTCGGCTTTGGCGTGCGTGTGCTCAAGGATGGATCGTGGGGTTTTGCGGCATCATCGCAGTTTGATGAGAAGGAATATGAGCGAATCGTCAAGTTGGCCATTGCCATTGCGGATGCTTCGCGCAAGGTGAATAAGAACCCGATTGACCTGGGGCAGTATCCGACGGCAAAGGGCGTATATGAAACGCCATTCACGAAGGATCCGTTTGTGATGCCGATTGCTGAGAAACTTGATCTGCTGGCGCACTGGGAAGATTTGATGCATGCGGATGCGGCAATTTCGGCGACGTCGGCATTTCTGGATTTCCGGCGCGAGACGAAGATGTTTCGTTCGACAGCGGGAAGCGACATCAAGCAAGTGTTGTTGCACACCGGAGCCGGTGTGACCTGCGGAATTGTCAAGGGCCGGCGCGAGCGATATGAACGCTCATTTCCGACAGCTTCGGGGCAGTTTGTCAGCGGCGGGTATGAACAGATTGCGACATTCAAGATCGAAGAGAATATTGGCAAAGTCGCAACACAGGCGATTGAGATGCAGACGGCGGCAGAGTGTCCGGACAAGGTGACGGATATTGTGCTCTCTCCGGATTTGGCCTCGCTACAGATTCATGAATCTATTGGACATCCGTTGGAATTGGACAGAGTGTTCGGTTCGGAGCGGAATTTTTCGGGGACGAGCTTCGCGACGACGGATCAATTGAATAAGCTCAAGTATGGGTCAGAAATTGTGAATGTTTATAGCGATCCGACCTTGCCGGGAGGATTGGCGACATACAAATATGATGACGACGGCGTTGAAGCCACACGGATGCCGCTGATCAAGGACGGATTGTTGGTGGGATATCTTAGTTCGTTGGAGACGGCGAAACGGATCAATGCAAAGTCATCGGCGGCGGCGCGAGCAGAAGGATGGGGCAATGTGCCGCTGGTGCGGATGACGAATCTAACGCTTGAACCGGGCGACAAGAAATTCGCCGACATGATCGCGGAGATCGAAGACGGTATCTATATCGAGGGTGTCGAGCAATGGTCGATTGATGACAATCGCGACAACTTCACGCTGGGAGGCGAAGTCGGCTGGGAAATCAAGGGTGGGAAGCTGGGTGCAATGGTTAAGTCGCCTTCGTATTCAGGTAATACAGTGCAATTTTGGAATAGCTGCGACTCGACGGGACACAAGGATGAATGGGTATTGTGGGGTACGCCGAATTGCGGCAAGGGCGAGCCGGGACAAAATGGAAGAACGGCGCAGGGTGCGGCTTACGTGCGGTTCCGGCAAGTGAAGGTGGGCGGATGA
- a CDS encoding DUF2231 domain-containing protein: MPNPHPLIVHFPIALFIIAVVCELFAYFLKSRLFGIAALVNGVAAAISAFAAVVTGLFAKTLVTKGPAVFVLESHETMGYLVLATALAFAGIKLYSHLKQTDKYLTSAIAVGLLGVVFTVIAGHEGGELVYQHGVGVNKTPQTQLNQYPYGTPLTAEPDSSSDSTVSR; encoded by the coding sequence TTGCCTAATCCGCATCCCTTGATTGTCCACTTCCCGATTGCGTTGTTCATCATCGCGGTAGTCTGCGAGCTGTTCGCTTACTTCCTCAAATCGCGCCTCTTTGGAATCGCAGCATTGGTCAACGGCGTCGCCGCTGCGATTTCGGCATTTGCTGCCGTTGTCACCGGCCTCTTCGCCAAGACCCTCGTCACAAAGGGACCCGCCGTGTTTGTCCTCGAATCCCACGAGACAATGGGCTATCTTGTCTTAGCAACCGCACTGGCATTCGCTGGAATAAAGTTGTACTCGCATCTCAAGCAGACAGACAAGTACCTTACATCTGCAATTGCGGTTGGGCTGTTAGGCGTTGTGTTTACTGTTATCGCCGGCCACGAAGGCGGTGAGCTTGTCTATCAGCACGGAGTTGGCGTTAACAAGACGCCGCAGACGCAGTTAAATCAGTACCCTTACGGCACTCCACTTACCGCGGAACCTGATTCGTCTTCCGATTCAACTGTCAGCCGTTGA
- a CDS encoding NAD(P)-dependent oxidoreductase has protein sequence MSKNYLITGGAGFLGINLVRYLLAKGQRVVTLDIAPFDYADVRDKIRVVDGDIRKPDNVRDSLRDVDIVVHAAAALPLYKPEDIYSTDIEGTRIVMEESMRAGVKRVIHISTTAVYGIPDHHPLLEDDPMHGVGPYGIAKVKAEEVCLEFRKKGLCVPILRPKSFIGPERLGVFAMFYEWARDGHSFPILGKGNNPYQYLDVEDLCDVIWLTATLPDETVNDTFNIGAKIFGTPRTDFQAVLDRAGKGRKVVSLPEAPAIWTLRFLEMLNLSPLYKWIYETAGKESFVSIEKAEKKLGYAPKYSNKDALLRNYEWYLANADKLSNSGGGGVTHRVPWKQGALKIAKMFF, from the coding sequence ATGAGTAAGAATTATCTGATTACCGGCGGCGCCGGATTCCTGGGAATCAACCTCGTCCGCTACCTGCTCGCCAAAGGCCAACGCGTTGTTACCCTCGACATTGCCCCATTTGACTACGCCGACGTTCGCGACAAGATCCGCGTCGTCGATGGCGACATCCGCAAACCTGACAATGTCCGCGATTCCTTGCGCGATGTCGATATCGTCGTCCACGCAGCAGCAGCATTGCCGCTCTACAAACCCGAAGACATCTACTCTACCGATATTGAAGGTACCCGCATCGTCATGGAAGAATCAATGCGTGCCGGTGTCAAGCGCGTCATCCACATATCGACGACAGCCGTCTACGGCATTCCTGATCATCACCCTTTGCTCGAGGATGACCCGATGCACGGCGTCGGTCCCTACGGTATCGCCAAGGTCAAAGCCGAAGAGGTCTGCCTCGAATTTCGCAAGAAAGGTCTCTGCGTTCCGATCTTGCGCCCCAAATCCTTCATCGGTCCCGAACGACTCGGCGTCTTCGCGATGTTCTACGAGTGGGCGCGCGATGGCCACAGCTTCCCGATTCTCGGCAAAGGCAACAACCCTTATCAATACCTCGATGTCGAAGACCTCTGCGATGTCATCTGGCTGACTGCGACCCTCCCCGACGAAACCGTCAACGACACCTTCAACATCGGCGCCAAAATCTTCGGCACGCCGCGCACCGACTTCCAGGCTGTTCTCGACCGCGCCGGCAAGGGCCGCAAGGTTGTCTCGCTTCCCGAAGCCCCTGCTATCTGGACTTTGCGTTTTCTGGAAATGCTCAATCTCTCACCGCTCTACAAGTGGATCTATGAGACTGCCGGCAAAGAGTCCTTTGTCTCGATCGAAAAAGCCGAGAAGAAACTCGGCTATGCCCCCAAGTATTCCAACAAGGACGCACTCCTTCGCAACTACGAATGGTATCTCGCCAACGCCGACAAACTATCCAACTCTGGCGGCGGCGGTGTCACCCATCGCGTCCCCTGGAAACAAGGCGCCCTCAAAATTGCGAAGATGTTCTTTTGA
- the prmC gene encoding peptide chain release factor N(5)-glutamine methyltransferase, producing the protein MARILSELLDEGASRLLAAGIENPRLAAELFLRSILNLRRLDIHIDPRREVGNEECASFAEMVELKVNREPLQYIIGETEWYGLIIRCDGRALIPRPETEVVLERALELIRSTPNPRVADIGTGTGCIAIAVAANRSDAIVYATDLSSGALQLAEENIALHNLSERIELRQGDLLSPLLIESPMDLIIANLPYVRESEWPELMSEVRDHEPHSALVSGVDGLDAIRQLIADTPDLLTSGGYLVIEYGIDHDAVIRGIVEKESGLRVRETIIDYNQRQRGMVIEKV; encoded by the coding sequence ATGGCGAGGATTCTCAGTGAACTGCTCGATGAGGGCGCGAGCCGTCTGCTTGCCGCCGGAATCGAGAATCCGCGATTGGCGGCTGAGTTGTTTCTTCGCTCAATTCTCAATCTTCGAAGACTCGATATCCACATTGACCCCAGGCGTGAAGTTGGTAACGAAGAGTGTGCATCCTTTGCAGAGATGGTAGAGCTCAAGGTAAATCGCGAACCATTGCAATACATCATTGGCGAGACGGAATGGTATGGGCTGATAATCAGATGCGACGGGCGGGCACTGATTCCCAGGCCGGAAACCGAGGTCGTACTTGAACGGGCGCTGGAGTTGATTCGATCGACGCCGAATCCACGGGTGGCGGACATAGGTACGGGAACAGGTTGTATCGCCATAGCTGTGGCCGCGAATCGATCTGATGCTATCGTTTATGCTACCGATCTGTCGAGCGGTGCTCTACAGTTGGCGGAAGAGAATATAGCGCTGCATAATCTGAGCGAGAGGATTGAGCTTCGGCAAGGAGACCTATTGTCACCGCTGCTAATCGAATCGCCAATGGATCTGATTATTGCGAATTTGCCGTATGTGCGAGAGTCGGAATGGCCGGAGCTCATGAGCGAGGTCCGCGATCATGAACCGCATAGCGCGTTGGTTTCCGGCGTGGATGGTCTCGATGCAATTCGGCAGTTGATTGCTGATACACCGGACTTGCTAACGTCGGGAGGATACTTGGTGATAGAATACGGTATCGACCACGACGCGGTGATTCGCGGCATTGTCGAAAAGGAAAGCGGGCTGAGGGTTCGCGAGACAATCATCGACTACAATCAGCGCCAGCGCGGAATGGTAATCGAGAAAGTATAG
- a CDS encoding heavy-metal-associated domain-containing protein — translation MAATMKTGQPNRTEIPVTGMHCASCVAKVEGIIKSVPGVTKVSVNLATNSASIEHQRSGFDVAAVAKSLNKGGYPAKLTVTHLSVSGMHCASCVANIEKYLLEIDGVVDAAVNLTTGSGTIKHLGVERLQEKITTALAGSGYAATIADDGHPGF, via the coding sequence ATGGCTGCTACTATGAAAACTGGCCAACCTAACCGGACCGAAATTCCTGTCACCGGCATGCACTGCGCCAGTTGTGTCGCCAAGGTCGAGGGGATTATCAAATCCGTCCCTGGCGTTACTAAAGTCAGCGTCAATCTCGCCACCAATTCGGCGTCGATCGAGCACCAGCGCTCCGGATTCGATGTTGCTGCCGTCGCCAAATCTTTGAACAAAGGCGGCTATCCGGCCAAACTCACTGTGACGCACCTGTCCGTCTCCGGCATGCACTGCGCCTCCTGCGTCGCCAACATCGAGAAATACCTGCTCGAAATCGACGGCGTTGTCGATGCCGCCGTCAACCTCACCACCGGCTCCGGAACGATCAAACACCTCGGCGTCGAGCGATTGCAGGAAAAAATCACCACAGCCCTCGCCGGCAGCGGCTACGCAGCAACCATCGCCGATGACGGGCACCCAGGATTCTGA